From a region of the Deinococcus metallilatus genome:
- the uraH gene encoding hydroxyisourate hydrolase, producing MASQTGPAHSGLTTHVLDTARGRPAAGVQVELYAVEGGERRKVTEAVTNNDGRTDAPLIERGSLQSGTYELTFHVAPYYEGFEAAPQVPFLDLVTLRFTVSDTSGHYHVPLVMTPWSYSTYRGS from the coding sequence ATGGCCAGCCAGACGGGACCAGCACATTCGGGACTGACGACGCACGTCCTCGACACGGCCAGAGGTCGGCCCGCCGCTGGAGTTCAGGTCGAACTCTACGCGGTGGAAGGCGGGGAGCGCCGCAAGGTGACGGAAGCGGTGACGAACAATGACGGGCGCACCGACGCCCCCCTGATCGAACGCGGGAGCCTCCAGTCCGGCACCTATGAGCTGACCTTCCACGTTGCCCCCTACTACGAGGGCTTCGAGGCCGCGCCGCAAGTCCCGTTTCTGGACCTGGTCACGTTGCGCTTCACGGTCAGTGACACCTCCGGGCACTACCACGTGCCGCTGGTGATGACGCCCTGGTCGTACAGCACGTACCGCGGGAGTTGA
- the xdhA gene encoding xanthine dehydrogenase small subunit, with product MDSITLTVNGVPREARDVRPHTTLLNWLRDQGLTGCKEGCAEGECGACAVLLARPTEEGGTRLESVNACLVLLPALNGQEVVTAEGLGAPGALHPVQRELAFRGGSQCGYCTPGFVVSMAAEYYREDRPAQEFDIHALSGNLCRCTGYRPIADAANALGRVAEEDPFAQRREQPAPVPQATHLTTPEGEFYRPTTLAEALGLLAAYPGAMLLAGGTDWGVDINIRHSRARVTIAIDRLPELQTLIWNDDALEIGAGLNLSEIERRLAGRVPLLEELFPLFASRLIRNSATLGGNLGTASPIGDSPPVLLALDARLVLASTAGEREVPLAEYFTGYRRTQRRPDELIRAVRIPLPLAPLTGFYKIAKRRFDDISSVAVGIALDLDGDVVRSIRIGLGGVAATPLRALATEEALTGKPWNERTVREAARVLRGEGTPLDDHRASAAYRAAMLEQTLLKFFFEKTAQEVTV from the coding sequence ATGGACAGCATCACCCTTACCGTGAACGGCGTGCCGCGCGAAGCGCGTGACGTGCGCCCCCACACGACGCTGCTGAACTGGCTGCGCGACCAGGGCCTGACCGGCTGCAAGGAAGGCTGCGCGGAAGGCGAGTGCGGCGCGTGCGCGGTCCTGCTCGCCCGCCCCACCGAGGAAGGCGGCACCCGCCTGGAATCCGTGAACGCCTGCCTGGTGCTGCTCCCGGCCCTGAACGGGCAGGAGGTCGTCACCGCCGAGGGCCTGGGCGCGCCCGGTGCCCTGCACCCTGTCCAGCGCGAACTGGCCTTCCGGGGTGGCTCGCAGTGCGGCTACTGCACCCCCGGCTTCGTGGTCAGCATGGCCGCCGAGTACTACCGCGAGGACCGGCCCGCGCAGGAGTTCGACATCCACGCGCTGAGCGGCAACCTGTGCCGCTGCACCGGCTACCGCCCCATCGCGGACGCGGCGAACGCGCTGGGCCGCGTGGCGGAGGAAGACCCCTTCGCGCAGCGCCGCGAGCAGCCCGCGCCCGTCCCGCAGGCCACCCACCTGACCACGCCCGAGGGCGAGTTCTACCGCCCGACGACGCTCGCGGAGGCCCTGGGCCTGCTCGCCGCGTACCCCGGGGCCATGCTCCTCGCGGGCGGCACTGACTGGGGCGTGGACATCAATATCCGCCACAGCCGCGCCCGGGTGACCATCGCCATCGACCGGCTGCCCGAACTGCAAACCCTGATCTGGAACGACGATGCTCTGGAGATCGGCGCGGGCCTGAACCTCTCGGAGATCGAGCGCCGTCTGGCGGGCCGGGTGCCGCTCCTTGAAGAACTCTTCCCGCTCTTCGCCTCGCGCCTGATTCGCAACAGCGCCACCCTGGGCGGCAACCTGGGCACCGCCAGCCCCATCGGGGACAGCCCGCCCGTGCTGCTGGCGCTGGACGCACGGCTGGTGCTGGCATCCACGGCGGGCGAGCGCGAGGTGCCTCTCGCGGAATACTTCACCGGCTACCGCCGGACGCAGCGCCGCCCCGACGAACTGATCCGCGCCGTCCGCATTCCTTTGCCCCTCGCGCCCCTTACCGGCTTCTACAAGATCGCCAAGCGCCGCTTCGACGACATTTCCAGCGTGGCGGTCGGGATCGCGCTGGACCTCGACGGCGACGTGGTGCGCTCCATCCGCATCGGGCTGGGCGGCGTGGCGGCGACCCCGCTGCGCGCCCTGGCGACGGAGGAGGCCCTGACGGGCAAGCCCTGGAACGAACGGACCGTGCGCGAGGCCGCCCGCGTGCTGCGCGGCGAGGGCACCCCGCTCGACGACCACCGCGCCAGCGCCGCCTACCGCGCGGCGATGCTGGAGCAGACGCTGCTGAAATTCTTCTTCGAGAAGACCGCCCAGGAGGTGACCGTATGA